The stretch of DNA TATATCGTCAAAGTGAACCTAACTTTGTTGTTGAATGTGGCCAAAATGGATGCCCCAGTACTTATACAAAAATATCATCCCTTCGAAAACACATAAACTGGAAGCACAGAACTACAATCCAAGAGGAAGTCTCTGAAGTTCAGAGAAACATTGAAGATCATTTTGAAGAAGAGCCCCACATAGAGacttctccctcttttttaGAGAAACTagcaaaagtgaaaacaaagagatctCACCTTTTTATGCTCAAGCTTCAGGAAGTTTACAGATTACCTCAAGTGATAAAAACAACTGTTGCTAAAGAAGTTGGGGAGCTTTTTTCATAAATTCACTGAGCAATATCAAGAACTGCTAAAAATCTGTCTGGAGGAAAAGGCAGAAGTTGAACAAAACCTCTATCCTTTTGGAGGACAACATATTTGACACATGTTTTGAGGACATTAATAGTGAATATAAGTTCTATCAGTGCTGCATCAATGACTTTGGCCTTGTAGAGCCAACTGAGTATCTGCTTGGACACGATTCACATGGGAAGAAGGAATCCTTCCAATATATTCCAATCCTGAAAGTTCTGCAAACCATTCTTATCAGAAGTGACGTGAAGAATCATGTTTTAGAGGATGTTAGTGTGTCTACAGGAGGCATACTAGGTGACTTTTGTGATGGATCCATTTTTAGGGATAACCCTTTTTTCAgtgttgcagaaaaaaaattgcagaTACAGTTATACACTGATGAATTTGAGGTTTTGAATTGTTTGGGGTCTAAGAAGTTGAAACACAAAatattgactttttattttgttattataaaTCTACCCCTAAAGTACAGATCACAACTACAGAACATCATGTTGCTATCATTGTGAGACACAAGTTTGTGCAGAAATATGGATATGAATCAGTTCTGAGACCACTGATAGCTGACTTGTTGAAACTCCAAGTTGACGGGTTTACCATCAATATTAACAGCGAACAGCATACAATCAAAGGGGCACTTGTATCTATAGTGTCAGACAATCTTTCGGCTCACTCTTTGGTTGGATTCTCTACTTGTTTCAGCGGTGGAAGAATTTGCAGGCAGGCCCGTCGCGAGAAGGCAAGCAAACCAAGCAATTGCTTGGGGCCCCGAGCTGGCCTGGGGCCCCAAGACAACGACTGGTTATGAATAAAAAGCAACGACAAACTGTGTGAGCGCCCCTTTGATAGTCAATGCAGTAAAGTGCAATGACACTGTTATCGGGATCCCCCTCGAGGGGGCCCTTCTCAGTAGTCGctgacagcagccagccagccaggttTATGACCTCTGCTGCCGGCAAAATACAAAACCTCTGCAGTCATCACATGAAGCGTAATTATGCATCAGgaagccagaaaagaaaaaagagaaagtaagaggaggataagaaaaaacaagatagtgGTAAGTGATACATTATACTGGATAAAATAGCTCTACTTGTCTTGTACAATCAGTGTAATTTCGCAGCAGGTAGGCtagcaaaaaatgtttatgttagctACCTTCATGTCCATTTTGCTTGGGGCCCCCAAATTCCTTGAAACGGCCCTGTTTGCAGGCATTGTCTGTGCCCCCATGAGGAGTTAGCAATCCACACTGCTGAAAATTCCTGTGTACTACGTACACCTGCTGTTCATAAATGTCATGTGGACCATCCTGATAGTCAGGCTTATGGTGTGACAGGACCCTGTCCATTTGATGTCATTCCTCACTTTGTGGTTTCTGAGAAGTTTCCCCCAGACTTCATGCATGACATTCTGGAAGGCACCATTCCACACATAATTAAGTTGCTATTGCAACAGTTTCATCGGGAGAAAATTGTAACCCTCCACAAGTTCAGTACTCAATTGAACAAACTTTGCTTTGGCCAGAATGACAGGAAGCGTAAGCCTGTGCCTCTAAAAGAATCAGTTCATCGTGATGCAGCTCTGCCAGGGAAAGCAATAGAAAAGTGGACTCTCTTTCGCCTCCTTCCTCTAATGATTGGTAGATTTGTTCCCAAAGACAGCCCTCACTGGCATCTGTACCTGCTTCTGCAGAACATTTGTGACATCATCTTAGCCCCACAAATCAAACTCAGTTGGCTTGGGTACCTGTCCTCCCTCATCTCTGAATTTCTGGCAGAGCTCCAGCTCCTTCTTCCTGGCAAATTTACCCCCAAAACCCACTATCTTGTCCACTATCCACGACTCATTAGTGAATTTGGGCCTCTCAGAGCACATTGGTGCATTCGGTTTGAAGCCAAACATTTGTATTTCAAGCAGCTATCATCTGTTGTATGCAActtccaaaacatttcattaacacTTGCAAAAAGATATCAAATGTGCCAGTGTTACGATATACAGAAAGGCACGGCCACTGCTGTGGCACCTGGTGCATGTACAGAAGTACCTCTATCCAGACTACAAGAACTGAAAGAAGGGATCACTTCTAAGGACATTCCAAATGAAACAGTCTGGAAGACCCAATTTTTGTAAAAGTCCTCCATATTGTCAAGTATCGGGGTCAGTGGCTGGCTTGTGAACTTGTCTAtacatcaacacattttgaGGAGCACCTTCATGCGTACTGTGTCCAAAACACAAGGAAGTGGGTTGCCTTCAAACCAGGGGATGAAGCAGATTTCCATCCACTAGATGCATATACAGATGTTAATGACAACATGTTCATCACTCTGCACCACAAGCCACTAGGCCATGGCGTCCTAGAAGACTGACACAGAGTGAGCAAAACACAACACTACATAAAAGaatgacatttgttttcttttcttatcaaacaataacttatatctcTTTTGCTTTGAAGAGAATGAGATTGATGGAGCAGCCCTCAAATTACTAACTGAGAGGATGACGGAGAGATTGTTCCCCTCAATAAAAAGACAAGCTCAGTTCCTTAGGTGCCTTCAGGACCTGAAgtcatcatcgtcatcgtcatcgtcatcgtcgtcgtcgtcatctttgtcttcatcttcatcaacaacaacaacaacagatgaaaCCAGGTAAAATGCTGTGAATATACTGCTATTCTAGTCATTTGCGGGGAGAAACTATATTTCAGTACTAGTTCCAGTCTGTTCAGTACTACTTCACAAAGCTCAGCCTAACACATGTCTGTATTTTTCCATATTACACAGACCTCATGATGAGCAAACAGCTAGTGCTTCACTGCAGTTTGTTTACCCCAAAACCCTATGGGACGCACTTGACGCGAAGGATCCAGAGCTTCTGGCCCCTCATAGAACCAAGATTAAATCTGTTCTTATCCAAGCTCTATGTGACACCCTCAGCAACCAAACTATGTAGGTTCCTTTATAATTCTTATGAACAACTACTGCACATTGTAGCTTTTAGTTAAGATTATAACCCACTTTTTACATTGgggatgccccccccccccacacaaaaaaaaggtatCCCTCAGCCAAACAATATACGGAGATTTTAAGCCTGTTCATACGCAAGTATCCCTTCATGCGGGAGAAAGTTGGTTCAGGAAATGTGAGTAAGCACAAAATTAGGCTGTTATGTTCACATATGTTCACATTCAGCTCCATTGTAAGGATATAGCTACTGTAACTCCCCTGTCTTGGTTGCAGGATGCTTTACGTGAGTCTTtagaaaacaaattcaaaaagGAAAGGCGACCCCTTATTGGTAACTCAATGGTGCAACAAATGCATGCAAAATTTGCTGTGGCAGGATCTGGAAGAAAGTGTAGTTTTCCAGGTCAACCAAGCCAGCTTCTCCACAACAACAGGCACACTGTATGTATGACTAATATGGAGCTATGATATTTGAGTCTTTGGAAACATATGGAAGAATAATCCTATCTTTAATCAAATGTGtggattttcagtttgagagcatgatttcattcctctTCAGTGATACAGCTCCTTTTCACGTTCAGATTTATTCTCCTcgtgctcacattttgtgctagCACTGAGATGTCTGCTCTGACCATGGATGAATTATATTGTAACCTATTTTTGTTATGGCAGCTCTCACAGCCACTTCATACTGTCTGGTCCAGCAGGGGAAACTTTGCTTGTCCTCTCAATCCTGACTCTACTGGCGAATGGCCTCTCACCGCGTCGCTCTCTGTCATGCAGTGGCTCCTGGTCTAACAATACAATACCTGACAAAGCTCTACTGAGAGCTGCCATAACAAAAATAGGTTACAATATTTATATACAATTAATCTTAAATCATCCTAAaaattattaacatttattaaatattagCTGAATATATACTATTTAGTATAAATTGTCAATGTTAGAAGGAGCTTTCATAGTAGTCAAATGGTTAAGTCCTTGGCTACTCAAGCATTTTACgccatgggacgctggttcgtaTCCTGCCCCCAGCACGCTTGCTGTGTGTCAAATTatgattttaaatttaaattaataaatcatgGGTAAATAggctttaaaatgtataataaagatcactgtggaaaagaaaagtcagaattctgacttttttcacaGAATTCTgagaggggggtgggggggggggatctccAGAGCTCCAGAGCTCCAGAGACCTGCTCCCCTGCTTTCCTCCAGAGCTCCAGTGAGCCCCCCCTGGAGCACCCAAGGTGGCATCCGTCATTTGATTGGGCCATACTCTAGCTGTCTCCCTATTGGCTGGCGAAATACAGTAGCACAGGGAGGGAGAGCTTTGAGTCGGAGCAGGTAGCTCACTCTGAGAGCATGCACTGTAGATCTGAGCGCGGGGATgtgcaagaagaagaaatgtgagcacaggcatgtgatttttgagttcaagcacacattttgaaagaaagcagcagACATCTCagtgcaagcacaaaatgtgagaatGAGGAGAGTAAATCAGCATGAGAAgtagctgtgtcactgaaaaggaatgaaatcatgctctcaaactgaatcAACGTCCTCTTGTGTTCGGGTCACCAGTGACCCattttcaggttttaaatgCATCATAGAAGTTCCACATAAATTTGTTTATTGTATCAAGGCTTTTTGACTTTGTCAGGATCCTctatttaaacaaaataaaacaaaattcacTAAATTCTAAAATGCTCTGGTTAAAATTATGACATTTGTGGTGTTTTTGACCCGATTAGGCTAAGAGTTAAAACTGAAATCATAAGTGCAAAATCAACCCTTTTTTGGCTAAGGAAGCCTAACAACATAACCAAGAGATGAGAAACAAATGGGAtaataaataattgttttttgtgtgttttacagctGATTTAAAACATGGGTCAAaaccagtggcggctggtggaggaaaattggggaggacaggaggaaaaaccagtccacggtgtcatgttatttaagtcaactacttatacctactttcttatattcaatgaaaattaagcaataaaacaatgacttacaagacttctttaaaaaacattttattaaatggctaatatacaagacaaaaaaatatcaatgtGTACCCCTACCGGGATTAGATCCCTAGTCACCTGCGTGGCAGGcaactgctctacccactgtaCTACCATACATTATATCCTCCAGCAGGAGcatttctttcagaaatttgcttatatttcctttgaaaccgattccaatatcgctgaaaactctaTATTTCTtctccgagcatggctggcagtgaaagctgtaaaatacatagaagcattttttgtttacggttgtataaatgtgagaatgaaatttgggaactgttattggaccaacctgctgtcaatcttgtattctggttgctgattggtaagggaggacgtcctcccttagcgcgtcattttatgtgtcttagccaatcatagatcagcatgaaaaaatcctgaatgcattgagtgaatggaaggagatccctcccacggatgacagaagccctccgtcctcctctagcccccaccttcctgctccctgctcctctcacagactgctctgtctcctccgtctgcagctgttgctgttgaaccattttaagtggattttcttccaaagaagaaactttttttatgatataatatatatataatattttataaataatactgagatttggtaatgatttatttcaaccagttattctttcttaaaaaaaaaaaagatcttcctcttgcctctcaaaaatagaggagtaccaacctcctctgcctctatggacgagcctcctctggtcAAAACTGACCCTAACACCATAGTGGTAGCAGAAAGATAACACAGGACGAAGGTTAAAGAGAGGATGATTCTTCCATATTatataactttttaaaaactatCATGTACACCTCATCTTAATGGTTACCTCTTACTATATTGCTTGTGTCATTTTTCTTGAATGCATATAGGCTCAGGAGGGTGAAGAATGTAGAGAGGATGAAAGGAGCATTGAAGCTCATATCAATGATATGTCTACAGAGATGCTTAAGGTACACCCAGATGTGAAATCTTTAAAGGAGAGAATAGGACGAACCCGTGCATACCGAAAGACCTTCATGGCAACTGCCAAGGCTGAGGAAATCCCCGAAAAGTTTCCCGCACTGAAGCTACCTAAAATAGTTGGTATCTTCAAGCACTGAATTGACCATATTTAATTTTATGtgtattatttcatttatgatcATCAAGTATTTTGAGATGACACTTTTTATCCCTCTTACAGCTTCTGTGGGAGATGAAGGAGCAATTCCTTGTAGAAGCTTATCACAGAATGGTCACAACACTCGAATGGCAACAAAGATTGTTCAAAGAGCATCCATGTGTGACCTCAAGGACTGCTGCCAGAGGGCAATCAATGACTGCCTGGATGATTCAGTAAGACGAGGTATCTAGGCCTATATGTGTATCTATAGGAGCCACAATCTGtatttctgaaaacaaaaaaatattacagaatAATTGTATTTCCTCAGGACTCATTAGGGATGCAGCAATTTTACCTCTGCCTTCCATTTTCAGAGAGGACTCATGCTTTCTATACACTCTACAGGAGGTAAATACTGTATTTAAGGTCAAAATTTAGGAATTAGCATTATCCATATTATGGCAACATTGTGTCATTTTGCTGTTTTCACAGCAGGTTTTATTTACTGATATGTATCTGTTTTAAATGCATAGGAGCCAAACGTGCCTACTCCAGCAATCATGCTCCATAACACACAAGAGGGGAACCCTTTGCAGGCAAAAAGGATAATCCTATACCTCGATGGTATACAGGTTTTGACTGAGGACAGCAGCATGGACATATCATATGCTAAGAGTGCATTGTTGTCActctattttgtttttgctgtccaGTACCCAAAAGAACTGAGAAAAACTCTTATTTTCATTGAAAGATTTGTGTTGGGGATCAAGGACCACAGTGTTGTACCCATTTCAGTAAAGAGACTATACAACTGTGTGGGAAGTGGGGAGTAGTGAGTAGATGTGTTGCAGCATAGGATTTCATGCTTTATGTTCTTGTTAATGGTCAAATTCCTGCTGCTGCCCTTTATGTTAGTACATATTGATAAAAAATATCCCTTACTTAATACATATTTTGGACcaatacattttgtttgatgTTGGCATACTGACGTCTCTAGATTTCCATTATTGTTACAATACGTAACATTTTGAGTACTTGTTACATAACACTGAAAAGTATTTCAACATTATTTAAATCAATGTGAAAACTTTGTGGGGTTCCCTCACTTTCTCATGAttctgttccactgtcacaattagtatgtacagtatgcacTCTGATTCCTTTCATTGGaccatgcattattttattgtttgtagATAGCTTAAAATAAGGTGCAGTAAATGCAGTAAGTGCACCTTGGATTGATGGAACTaaaactctttttttgtctccccTGTCTGCCATGTCACCATTGCTGGAGATTACACAAATTCACCTACTGAGGACAGCATGATGTGTCTGGCCTGCCATGTTGCTGATTCGACTGGACCTATGCTGACTTTTTACCTGTTCTCCCCTGGGACCTTCACAGCCTCTCCTGTTCTGTTGgactatttttaaataaatgtttttctcattaaaaatgtttgaatgtttgttcAATGTCAACATGATAAATGACCACAATATAATATGAACTAAACTGATCTGTAGAATACAATATGGTTCTTTATAGAACCCTCAGAAGACAAGACGGTTATTGGTGAAAACCTTGAAAAGGGATGTTTTTAGAACCCCCTGTGTGAGGTCTAGATGAAACCCTTGAAAAACGAAAGGGTTCTTAGTGGAACTCCCTGTGTGGGTTCTAGATGAAACCCTTGACAAACAAAAGGGTTCTTAGTGGAACTCCCTGTGAGGGTTCTAGATGAAACCCTTGACAAACAAAAGGGTTCTTAGTGGAACTCCCTGTGTGGGTTCTAGATGAAACCCTTGACAAACAAAAGGGTTCTTAGTGGAACTCCCTGTGAGGGTTCTAGATGAAACCCTTGAAATATGAAAGGGTTCTTTGTAGAACCTCTAATGAAGGGTTCTGGGTGGAACTCCCTGTTTGGGTTCTAGATGAAACCCTTGAAAAACGAAAGGGTTCTTGGTGGAACCCCCAGTATGGGTTCTTTGTAGAACCTCTCAGGGGGGTTCTGGGTGGAACCTTACACACACAGTTCTAGGTATAACCCTTTATGTTGGGTTCTAGGTAGAACCCTCCAAAAGGGTTCCAGGTGGAACCTTTATAAAAGGTTCTACCTGGAGCCAAAAAGGGTTCTCCTATGAGGACAAGCCAAAGAACCTTATATGGTTCTACTTAGCACTTTTATTTCTAAGAGTGTACCTATTGAACAATATGAATGACAGCAGGTTCAGGTTGTGTGGCTTTTCTTGTTTACATCTGTTAATCTATCATGCAGAGACAGACAACTGGTAATATGATAACATAGTATAGCCGTATGTCAAGGTGTCATTTGGTCCAGAATCGCTATACTTTCTGCTGTGTCTGTCTTTGGCTGAAACGCTGAGCTGCCCTTATCAAGAGGCTCAGTGGAGCTGAGGCCCGAGTAGGAGTGTGCTTGGACAACAACCTCAGATCACAGGTCAGTGTGCTAGAAGAAGCGCTACAGAAATGCAAGTGCATTCACCATTTACAGACAGAGGCCAGTTGAAAGACAGGTATCTCCTGGTAAGACAGGTATCTCCTGTCTTTGTGATTGGAGGTGGTTTACAGCGGCTCCAGTCAGGACGTGGACTCCAGGTTGAAGAGACACAGCAGGCAGGGTCAGGTATGAAACAGCAGATGGCCCAGAGAGAGCCGGGCGTCAGCAGTGTAGAGTGGGTCTATTTTCATAGTATGTTACTGTGTGAGTCAAGGATTTACTTTGGCCAAACCAGGGGTGAATGTTGAAAGACTGTTTAACAAAGTGTGTTTTCTGTAGAGTCTATAAGCCAGCGAAGCTGGTTATAGTTAAAGAGAGGAAACTGAATTTAGCAGGTGTTGCTTGGTAACTAACTaaaatagtt from Sparus aurata chromosome 9, fSpaAur1.1, whole genome shotgun sequence encodes:
- the LOC115587670 gene encoding sterile alpha motif domain-containing protein 3-like yields the protein MTERLFPSIKRQAQFLRCLQDLKSSSSSSSSSSSSSSLSSSSSTTTTTDETRPHDEQTASASLQFVYPKTLWDALDAKDPELLAPHRTKIKSVLIQALCDTLSNQTMYPSAKQYTEILSLFIRKYPFMREKVGSGNDALRESLENKFKKERRPLIGNSMVQQMHAKFAVAGSGRKCSFPGQPSQLLHNNRHTAQEGEECREDERSIEAHINDMSTEMLKVHPDVKSLKERIGRTRAYRKTFMATAKAEEIPEKFPALKLPKILLWEMKEQFLVEAYHRMVTTLEWQQRLFKEHPCVTSRTAARGQSMTAWMIQ